The genomic region GATATATAAATACCATTTAAACCTATTTAAANATTTATTTTGAAAGGAATAAATATTTAAATGTAATGCTGCCAAAATTAGANAGGCATTCGATGGCTATACATATTTCTAAAGTGGCTAGCCAAAATAATATTTTAGCTAAATTGACAAAAATTTAACTCAAATATGGCTAGTATTAGCATTGCTAAAGATGTTCTAATAGCTTAAGTTTGGCTAGTCTGCTGGAGCTCCTAAGACATAAAAAAAAAACTAAACACGCTCTCTAAAATAGCTAAAAGCTAAAATAGAGAGTCTGTTAAAGTTGCTCTAACCAACTGAACATAGCTCACAAGCACTAAAATCTTAAACCTAAATCTCGATATTCTTTTTAAGCCAAATCGATCATACATATATACATACATACATACATATATATATACAGCCCCCTTCCATTGAGGGATCCCTATTTTTGGCCACTTTCTAGGGATAGGGCATTACACCACTTCCCAATTGAATTTTTACATCTCCACCGTTCATATCTTAGGTCTATATGAGTAGATCACCTCTATAAAATTTCATATGATTTGGTGATCGTTAAGGCTTTCAAAAGTTTGATTTAGTTTTAATGATNNNNNNNNNNNNNNNNNNNNNNNNNNNNNNNNNNNNNNNNNNNNNNNNNNNNNNNNNNNNNNNNNNNNNNNNNNNNNNNNNNNNNNNNNNNNNNNNNNNNNNNNNNNNNNNNNNNNNNNNNNNNNNNNNNNNNNNNNNNNNNNNNNNNNNNNNNNNNNNNNNNNNNNNNNNNNNNNNNNNNNNNNNNNNNNNNNNNNNNNNNNNNNNNNNNNNNNNNNNNNNNNNNNNNNNNNNNNNNNNNNNNNNNNNNNNNNNNNNNNNNNNNNNNNNNNNNNNNNNNNNNNNNTATATATATATATATATATATATATATATAATGATGTTAACGTACATGGACGTATTCATTTGTATGTACCTGAGTTTCCTTTTTATTTAAACAGGTATTTATGCAGTCCGCAACTACAAATGCCTTGGAGTCTGAAAAATTGAGGCAGATAAAAATTGCAGAAAACAAAGGAGAAATTGTGAAGTGGATGAAAAGTAATAATCTCCCTGATGATACGAAGGAAACAATCAAGACAGCCATAAGAGAATACAAAGTTCTGGAAAAAAAGTTAATAATTGATGTGGATGTGAAATATTTTGTTAATGATACGCCATTCTCTATTCGTATCAAACAACCTATTTTGGAGCACCTTGGACTAGATTTGTTAAAAGGAGTACGTTCCTCAATCAGCTCGATCGAAAGCTACTGATTTCTTATGTTTAGCCTTATATATTTTCTCTTCTGACCAGTTCATGCATAAACCCTTAACAATATAGGTACCTATATTTGCCAACACTCCAGATGACAAGTTGAGAAGTTTGTGCCACCTTATGATTCCAGTGACTTACAGCAGGAATGCTGCTTTTGTTAATGCCGACCAGCCACTTGATCAGATGATCTTCATTATACGAGGTGAAATTGAATTTGTAGGGACAACAGGTGATCCTTCATATCGCAGGCGTGAACACAAATACCTCGGAAAAGTTCTTGAAAGATGGATGGCGTTTAACTTCTTAAAGAGGTCTTATTGTGACCCTCTTCCTAATTTGGCCGGCGGATATATCAAAGCTTGTGATCTAGCAGTTGAAGCCCTTGCTCTCAAGGCCTGGGACATATTGCGTTTTGCCGAGCAGACTTTCGATGTCAAATCTCCACATTTGATAGCGCTTGCGTCTGCTCACAAGAGTACCGTTGATCATGAGACAAAAGAGGTACGTACACACCCTATTTTCCTTCCCATCACTTCCCTCTGTTTGAACTTTGAAGTTTATATACAACAACCATTCTATATCAGTAATGCTAGTGAACCCTATTTTCAAATACTACCTAAAAATAACTTCATTGTCATTAGATGGTTCAGTGACATTATTCCTTATACATAGATCTAATTTTTACTGATCTTAATTTTGGCAAATTAATGGGCGCGCAGGATCCGCTTATTCGTAGCGTGCTACCACTGCTATGGGAACCTCCAGCGGTTGGCTGGGTGAAACTCAACTGCAGTTATGTCTGGAATCCGGATTCTAAGTGGGCAGCTTTCGGTTGTGTATTGAGGAACGATAAAGGAGAACTGATTAATGTAGCAAGTGTTGGCAATAATAATCATAAGTATATTGACAAGTTTCATGCGGGAGCTTCCTGTATATGGTCCTTAATGAAGTTCTCTGTGCAACTTGTAAAAACTGGTCAGATCATTGTGGAGTCTGATGACAAGTTCCTCATCGATTTCCTGGAACAAGGGCCTATGCGCCCGGACGAAAGAGTGCGAGGCATCCTTCGTCCTGTGCTTCAAGATATTGCCAGTGAGGTTTCAAAGTTCAAGGTTTGTAAATTTGCGCACTGTAAGCGCCAAACTAATGCAGCAGCGGTTCGCGTAGCAGAACATGCTGTTCATGTTACTGAGCCTAAAACTTGGAAAAAGCCTGAAGAAATACCTGAACTGGTTGATGCCCTGAAGAAGGATAGTCCGCATCTATACAAGAGTTTACGAGAGCAAAAATTGGCTGATCAGAAGGTCAACATCGACAGTGGCTCGTCTACTTCGGCTGTTGGTGCTGCTCTTAGCTCTAAGGAAACAATTGTTGAAGTAAAAGAGTCGTAGGAGGCTCGCATAATAATTAAGTTTACTAATTCTTTCCTTTCCTTTCCAGTTGTTGATGTAAAAGAATCGTAAGAGGCATACATTTACTTTTTCTTTCATTTCCCTTCCAATGTTGATGTAGATGTCATATGAGGCATCCGTTTCCTTTCCTTTCCGTAATTAAACACACTCTCAAGTCTCTGAATTATTTGACAGACTTCCCGTCTCAATCTATAACGGTGTCCACAAATTTTGATAGGGTACAAGGTCAGCTACGAAATAATTATTTGACAGTTTGTCATTAGCTACCTCACATGATCGGTGACGGGTAGCACGGTCTGGAACAGAACCACCCCATGCTATTGAGGTTGTTGCTGAAGTGGATTAGTAGCGAGCCAACTACATGCTTTTGTCATAACTTGTGTTTTATTTCTTCGTCTTTGAGCATCATATTGTTTGTCTTCTTCATTATCTTTCACATCTTCAACTCGCCTCTCTCGTTTTTCTAAGAAGACTAGTTGGAATTCATTGTTAACGAAAATCTTTCCGAGCTAAATGGTGGCCTCCAATAACCATGATTTATACAAATAGTAAGTGACTTCTACCATCTCCAATCTTTAGTGCTCTAAATTCAAATGTCATATTTTGAATTAGGCAGGTAGTCACGTTACTAAGTCATGAACACAGTGACTACCAGTAAAAGAGGTCCTAATGAAAACGAACTTAATTGTTAACGGTCCTCTCATCAGTGACTTCAATTACGGGCCCGGTAATAGAAAACAGACCCTTTTTGTATCTCTCGCTTTCGCTGTGACATTTTGGCGACTGAAGGTTGAAGCGGGGAAGCCTGAAGAGAGCAAAATAAAGGTTAAAATGGAGAGCAGTGAAGAAGAAGATGATTTCCCATCGTTAGAGAGCATCACTCCCCAGTCCAAAGTTGACTCTCTGTATCAATCTCACACCGAAAAGGTTTGCTTTCTTCTTCTTCTTCTTCTTCCCCTCTTAGTTCAGTTAATGTTAACATGTCGGAAAATCAGCCAAACACACTATGTCTTTACACTTCCCCCAATTTTTCTCTAGTTAAATCAAAGCTTGCACATTTGGGTTTCACTTGTTGTATTCCGTTCTGTTTCGATCAGTTGTTTTGGACCCGGTTTCGATCACTTTGAGCTGTTTGAGAGTTTGCACTTGCAGTTTCAAATCGATCAAAGATGTCGAGTCAACTCAACTGATTTGATATGTTTTCAACTGAATTTGGTTCTGTATTTCATGGGTTTTCAGTTTCTTTGAGTATGGATTGAAGAAACAGTTGTAGTTGTCCATCTGGGTAAAGTCTGGGCATTGTGAACTTTGGTCCCTATTTTGCAGAATTATATGCATTGATGTGAACACTTTTAAGTTCTTAAGGGTTGGCATTGTTTATATTGTTGTGATTGTTCCGAAGAAATTGTTAATATCTTATCGCTGCTGTGGGAAGACAGTGACATTCCTGTAACCTGTACATATTTTATGTGCAGGGAATTAGAAAGCTATGTTGCGAGCTGTTAGATTTGAAGGATGCAGTGGAGAACTTATGTGGAAATATGCGAACCAAATACCTGGCTTTTCTGAGGTAATATTTTGATACTGATTCGTGAGTTTAAAGAATAAAATAACCATTGGTATATAGCTATTTGTGCTGTCCGTTTCCAATAATAGGAAGCCTTGCAAAGTTTCTCATTGAGAAGTCAACGAGTTTAACATATTTGAAGCTTACTACCAAGGAAACTAATACATTAGTACTTTTTTGTGCTTGAGGGAATAATCAAGAGAGGACAAGGATTTAAGGAATAGAGTTTGCACATAAAATTTCTCTTTGGCAACGTATGCATAGGCAAGAACGTACTTAGTGATCTCTTACATGTGGTCCAGTTTTATGTGGCAAGTTGCCGTTATGAAAACTTACATAGGTGACACAATGATGATTCTAAATGTTGTTCATCTTTTGAACTTTATTTTCAAGCATACATCTTTTGAGGTTTCTCCAAGCTCTGATATCTATATCGGAGGAGGCTGTTGAATTGGAGGATGAGTTGGTTGTGATCTTAAAGCATTTTTCAGCTCAAGGGATTCCTTGCAAGATTTGATGAGTGAGAATGGGAAGTATGGAATCAATCTAGAAGTGACATTTACGGTCCCCGAATGTGCAAAGCTGTTTTACTTTAGCAGTAGCTTTAACTTATAAGTAACTTTGATTTGAAATCAGTTCTAAAATTCATTGTACTGGTCGTAACCATGTATGATTCACCTGGTTGTCATTTTTAATTGTAGGATATCTGAGGAGGCTGTTGAAATGGAGCATGAGTTGGTTGAGCTCCGAAAGCACATTTCCTCTCAAGGGATTCTTGTGCAGGATTTGATGAATGGTGTATTCCGTGAATTGGAAGGATGGAATCAATCTAGTACTAATGTTCAGAAAAACTCTGAGATTCATGAACTTCAAGATCCTTCGCCAACTGAAGCAGATGATCACAAGATATTTTTGGACAAAATTGATGTTCTCTTAGCTGAACATAAAGTGGAAGAAGCATTAGAGGCTTTAGATACTGAGGAGAGAAACTCACCCGATCTGAAGAGTTCTGCAGATACTTTATCGACTGAAGGATCAACATACAGATCTGATTTCTTGAAAAGAAAAGCAGTGCTTGAGGATCAGCTTGTGGAGATTACTAGACAACCTTTTATAAGTTTTGTTGAGTTGCAGAAGGCTTTAACTGGGTTAATGAAGCTTGGAAAAGGTCCTTTGGCACATCAGTTACTGCTGAAATTTTATGGGTCCCGTCTTCAGAAAAGCATTGAGGCTCTATTTCCTTCTTGCTCTGTATGCCCGAAGACATATCCAGCAACATTATCCAAGCTCGTATTTTCTATAATTTCATCGGCAACCACGAAATCTGGTTTAATTTTTGGTGATAATCCTGTTTATACAAATCGAGTTGTTCAGTGGGCAGAGTGGGAAATTGAATATTTTGTACGGTCAGTGAAAGAGAACGCACCATCTTCTGAGACAGCTTCTGCTTTAGGTGCAGCTAGCATTTGTGTTCAAGCTAGTCTCAGCTATTCCTCAATGCTGGAAAAGCAAGGTCTGAAATTGTCAAAATTAATTCTGGTGCTGTTGCGGCCTTTCATTGATGAAGTTTTAGAACTGAACTTTAGACGGGCTAGAAAATTTGTTCTTGACTTGGTGGTAGCTGATGAGTGCATGTCATTTTCACCTCGCTTTGCACCTCCATTGTCTGCATTTACAACATCATCAGAGGGTGTTCTTGTCGATAGCGGGATAAGATTTATGTGCATTGTTGAAGTAAGTTTGTCTCAAACTAATCTGTCTACCAATTTTATCTGTAATCATGGATCAATACACAAATTATCATAATTCAATTAGGGTCTATGTCGAAGATTGTGGATTTAAGATGATGAAAAAACTTCTAGACTTTATGTATATCCTTATATAATAGATTTATAGTATATATAATAGTATAATACAAAGATTTTTTGAGAGATTATTATAAATAACAGAAGTACTGTAGAAATACTTATCTTCAGTTCATTTAACAAAGCCTTGACCCCAACTACTCATGGAGGGAAACATAGTAAACTGATTGTAATTCTGTTTTTCTTGAAAATTTGGCTCTTATACAAGGACTTTTATGATGATGTGATAGTTTATTGAAATAAATTCAATTTTACATGTATACCCTCTCTTGTATTTTTTAGGCTTTATATCAAATCATCGAATGTGCTTGAGTAAGTATGCAGGGTGCTTACACATGTCTGTGGGTACATCTGAGGGTCTCTAGATAAATATAATGAAATGCAATTTGGTTCTGCATATGCGTTTATTTCTCTCTGGGCATATGCAGGTCAATTGATTATACTCAACAGCAGGCAGTAATGTCAAGTTTATAATTTTGTTTGTGCATTACTAATTTGTAATGATGACTCAAAAGAGCAGTTAATAATCTTCTGTTGGTGGTAAAAACATTTCACAGGATATATTGGAACAGTTGACCCCTATGATCATTTTGCATTTTGGGGGAAACATATTGAGCAGGATTGGAACTCTTTTTGATAAATACATGGATGCTCTAATTAAAGCCCTGCCAGAATCATCGGATGATGACACTCTTTCAGAGCTTAAGGAGTTTGTACCCTTTAGAGCTGAAACAGATTCAGAACAGCTTGCTATTTTGGGAGTTGCATTTACCATTGTGGATGAATTATTACCAAATGCTGTTATGACCCTCTGGAAGCAGCAGAGTGGAAATGTGGAACCAAAAAGTGGGCCTGCTGAGAATGTCATGTCTAGTCCAAACACTTCTACAGAGTTCAAGGATTGGAGACGCCATCTTCAGCATTCATTTGACAAGCTAAGAGACCATTTCTGCCGGCAATATGTCTTGAGCTTCATCTATTCGAGAGAAGGGAAAACACGATTGGATGCACAAATATATATAAGTGAGAACGGGGATGATTTGTATTGGGACTCAGACCCTTTGCCTTCGCTTCCATTTCAGGTCTTTCTTTTTCTTCCTTCTCCAAATAAGCGTTTGTTCTGTTACGTACAGTTAATTAATCTATGTCGTTGTTTCCTATAATTCCGTTAGACAGTTAAGGTTATTTTCCTGTACTGGGTGTATTGACGTGATCATTGTTAGGCTGTAAGACTTTCCATAACAAATGCATATTGTTGCTGGCTATGTTGTGGTAGAAGTGACGCGGTTCTCCTACTATTGCAGGCATTATTTGCAAAGCTTCAGCAATTAGCAACTGTGGCAGGAGATGTATTACTTGGAAAAGAGAAAATACAGAAAATTTTACTGGCGAGGCTAACGGAGACTGTTCTAATGTGGTTGTCTGATGAACAAGAGTTTTGGAGTGTCTTCGAGAATGGTACATGTCCACTTCAGCCGTTTGGGTTGCAGCAGGTACTTGTACCTTTTCAAGCTGTCCATCACAGCAGCAGTGTTATTATAGTTTCATGATTTAAACCGGTCAACTGGAATATTTTTCTCTCTCTCTCTTTCTCTCTCTCACACACACACACACACACACAGAGGTTAGCTCATAATCAGTCTTTTTTTTGTTACAGCTTATTCTTGACATGCACTTCACTGTGGAAATTGCACGTTTTGCGGGTTACCCATCACGGCATGTGCACCAAATTGCATCAGCCATAATTGCTCGTGCTATCAGGGCCTTTTCTGGTAAAGGGATTGAACCGCAAATGTAAGTCACATTGTTTTCCTCATGGTTTGTTTCATTGTTCTTCTGACCTTTTATTTCAACCCTAAAGTAATCTTCTTATGTTTCATCAGTGCACTTCCAGAGGATGAGTGGTTTGTTGAAACTGCAAAATCTTCAATAAGCAAGCTACTTTTGGGAACAGAAGGGTCAGAGACATCCGAACTTGACCAAGATCACATCAATCTACATGGCCATATTGTCATGGAATCAGATGATGACGATGATGATGACTCCGACTCTTCCCTCTCAACGATAGAGTCGACGGAGTCTTTTGCTTCTGCAAGTATGGGTGAACTTGATAGTCCAAGGAATTCCGATGATTAGAGCGGCAAACCTCTCCTGACCATCAGAGGAAAAAGTAGGGGTTCCATTTTGTAGGAAACATGTTCACTGATATCACTGAAATCAATTTCATGAAGTTTCTGTATGATGAGTGAAAATTGTAGCATTGTTTTGTAAAATCAAATGAGAGGAAATGGCCAAAGTACTTCTTAGAGTGGTGTATTGTATTTGGATTTATACAGACTTATTTTAATCAACTGATTTTTTGAAAAGTCTACAAACTCTTTGAAAAGTTCATAGACTTTCACTGATTTCTTAAACCTTCGATTTTTAATCACAGACTTTCACTGATTTCTGAAATCTATAGATTTCATATGAATGACTTGTGTAGATTTCTTAATACTTATAGAGTTACACATAATGACACCTATTATAAGTTTAGTGCTTATTTATCTAATTTTGATACATACAGTTATAATATTTGATTGAAATACATAAACATATGTAACAAAAAAAATTATATTAACTTAACAACACGCATACTTGTACGTAAACCAAAAACACATATTCTAAAATGTGACATTAGATGTTCACAAGTTTAATTAGTGTACGCAAATATAATAATATATGATCATGTGGTTATAATATCAAGAGTTAGTAGATAATACTAGGTTATCGAGGGTTCCAAACATTACAATTGAAAGACAACAAAATATTAACATTCAAAAAACATTGAAAAGAATAGGTAGAATAGAACGTTGATAGCACAAAATATTATAAAAAAAAAAAGATGATGTATTGTAGGATCAACCTATTCACATGTAAAGAGAAAGTCTACCGTAGACTTTTCCAAATCTTTGCTATAGTGGATGGAAAAATATTGGAGATTGGTGTGTGTAATTTACACTACAAAGTCCACAATTATCCATGAGTTATTAATTCCACAAGTATGAATAATATTTTGAATACATCTGAAATTCTATTCATTTTAAAAAGTTTTAATTG from Fragaria vesca subsp. vesca linkage group LG3, FraVesHawaii_1.0, whole genome shotgun sequence harbors:
- the LOC101299073 gene encoding uncharacterized protein LOC101299073, whose translation is MDKTLRTTVLIFRSLTDFLLLTHIVAQILDRVHTDYEIPPQLGSKPGFHKEFDSDTEDRSDYWFFVSSLIIKCLAVLPIPQVAILVGFFRLGGTDFSITRKFLNMSLVLQYLPRVSQIYLSRSKFSMGGKWARPAFNLFLYILASHVLGALWYFFAIERETSCWHRACRKTAGCIASAYKCSVSVFMQSATTNALESEKLRQIKIAENKGEIVKWMKSNNLPDDTKETIKTAIREYKVLEKKLIIDVDVKYFVNDTPFSIRIKQPILEHLGLDLLKGVPIFANTPDDKLRSLCHLMIPVTYSRNAAFVNADQPLDQMIFIIRGEIEFVGTTGDPSYRRREHKYLGKVLERWMAFNFLKRSYCDPLPNLAGGYIKACDLAVEALALKAWDILRFAEQTFDVKSPHLIALASAHKSTVDHETKEDPLIRSVLPLLWEPPAVGWVKLNCSYVWNPDSKWAAFGCVLRNDKGELINVASVGNNNHKYIDKFHAGASCIWSLMKFSVQLVKTGQIIVESDDKFLIDFLEQGPMRPDERVRGILRPVLQDIASEVSKFKVCKFAHCKRQTNAAAVRVAEHAVHVTEPKTWKKPEEIPELVDALKKDSPHLYKSLREQKLADQKVNIDSGSSTSAVGAALSSKETIVEVKES
- the LOC101309708 gene encoding uncharacterized protein LOC101309708, which codes for MESSEEEDDFPSLESITPQSKVDSLYQSHTEKGIRKLCCELLDLKDAVENLCGNMRTKYLAFLRISEEAVEMEHELVELRKHISSQGILVQDLMNGVFRELEGWNQSSTNVQKNSEIHELQDPSPTEADDHKIFLDKIDVLLAEHKVEEALEALDTEERNSPDLKSSADTLSTEGSTYRSDFLKRKAVLEDQLVEITRQPFISFVELQKALTGLMKLGKGPLAHQLLLKFYGSRLQKSIEALFPSCSVCPKTYPATLSKLVFSIISSATTKSGLIFGDNPVYTNRVVQWAEWEIEYFVRSVKENAPSSETASALGAASICVQASLSYSSMLEKQGLKLSKLILVLLRPFIDEVLELNFRRARKFVLDLVVADECMSFSPRFAPPLSAFTTSSEGVLVDSGIRFMCIVEDILEQLTPMIILHFGGNILSRIGTLFDKYMDALIKALPESSDDDTLSELKEFVPFRAETDSEQLAILGVAFTIVDELLPNAVMTLWKQQSGNVEPKSGPAENVMSSPNTSTEFKDWRRHLQHSFDKLRDHFCRQYVLSFIYSREGKTRLDAQIYISENGDDLYWDSDPLPSLPFQALFAKLQQLATVAGDVLLGKEKIQKILLARLTETVLMWLSDEQEFWSVFENGTCPLQPFGLQQLILDMHFTVEIARFAGYPSRHVHQIASAIIARAIRAFSGKGIEPQIALPEDEWFVETAKSSISKLLLGTEGSETSELDQDHINLHGHIVMESDDDDDDDSDSSLSTIESTESFASASMGELDSPRNSDD